CACCCGGTACTCCGGCGCGGCGAGTGAGCCCGTCAGCGTGACCGGCACGATCAGGCCAGCTAGCTGCTGCAGTTCGGGCACGCGCGGATTGGTGCCGGCTTTCATTGTGTAATCGATGCGGCCGGTGCCGAGGTCGAACTCGCCCTGGCCGGACAAGCGCAGCAGGCCGGTGGTGACCGCCAGATCGTCGTTGCGGGCGAGACCATCCTTGATCGCCAGGCTTGCCTTCAGCGTGGAGAAGTGCGTGCTGGCCTGCAGGTCGGCCAGCCGCACCGGTTCGCCGCTCATGCGCTTGAGCTGCTGGTTGGTGGCACGCAACACCGCTTCCAGGTCGATGCCGCGGATCGCGCCACGGTTCAGCGCCAGCTGGACCTGGCCACTGGCGCTGCCGCGAATGTCCGAGATGCGGTTGCCGCTGGCGGTGACGTCGAGCGCCAGCTCGCCGTTGCCTTCGAAGCGCTCGATCGCCAGCAAGTCACGCATCAGCGGATTGATGTCTACACCGCTCAGCCGCTGCTTGACGTGGAACTGCGGCACGCGCCCGCCGGTATCGATGGTCAGCGCCCCGGCAAGCTCGCCGCCGTAGATATGTGCCGATAGCGGATCGAGCCGGGCCACGCCGTTGTTCGCGCTGAAATCGAGCGCGATCTGCTGCAGGTGCAGGTTCTTGACGATGAGCTCGCCGAGCTGCACCCGGCCATTGGCATTGATCTGGCCGAGCCAGCCGAAATCGTATGGTGTTTCGGCGTCAACGCCACGTGCGCCTTCGGCCACCGCCGGCAGATAGGGGGTCAGGTCGAGCCGGGCAAGGTCCAGGTCGAAGCGATAGCGCGGGTCGACGAAATCCTCCGCGGCGAACAGCGTCGCCAGCTGGGCACCATCGAGCGTGCCACGATTGGTTAGCTGCAGGGTCTCGCGCTTGAGATCGAGTTCCGCCTCACCCTCCAGCTCGAACGGGATGGCGCCGCGTGGCAAGGCACGGTTGGCGTAACTGCCGGTCAGCCGGTAGCCGGCAAGGCGGGCTATGGTGCCGCGCTGCAATTCCAGCGGGCTCGCGAATTTCAGCACAAAGGTCTGCTCGGCCGAGCTGACCTTCACGTCGATTGCGGCGTGGTCGGCCCGCAGCGAGCCCTGGCGCGAGCCGGCCAGCGCCGGCAGCTTGAATTCGGCGGTCACCCTGCTTTGCGGGCTGCGGATATCGAGTGCCAGCTTGAGGTTGGTCAGGCGGGCGATGTCGTTGCGCACATCGATGTTCGGCGCGTCGAGCGACCATTGCCACGATTGCTGTGCACGGGTGCCAAGGGCGGACAACTGTAATGATCCGCCAGCCAAGCGCAACGGCTGCCAGCCGTAGACCAGGTTGCCGGTGGCCTCCAGCGTGGCGTTGGTCAGCGCCAGCTGCGGCGCGCTCTTGCCGAGCTGTTGCAGGCCGAGCTTGAGGTCGGCCACCAGCAGGCGCCGTTCGGCGGCCTCATAGCGCAGTGCGGCGCCGGCTTCCAGCGCGGCGCGCCACTGCGGCTGGCCTGATTGCAGGACCGCCAGTTCGCCCGCCAGATCCAGCCGACCGGCCTTGGGGTCGGCCGGCTGATCGAGCAATACGCTGAGGTTTGACAGCCGGGCGGTTTCGGCACTCGCGGCATCGCTGAAATCGATGCGGGCGTCGTCGAACTCGACGCCTTCCAGATCGAAGTGCAGCGGCGAGGCATTGCTGCGGTGGGCCAGCAGGTCGTCGAAGTTGTAGCTGCCGTTGGCTTGGCGGCGCACGGCCAGCTGCGGCCGCGTGGCCTCGAGCCGGGTGATGGTCGCCTCGCCATGGCGCAGCAACGACCACAGCGAGAATTCGATGCGGACCTCGTCGGCATGGGCGAAGCGCGTGCGCCCGTCGGCCTCGGTCAGCCCGACATTGCGCGCGGTGAGGGCAGGGCGGGGCAGCAGCACGACACGTGTCTTGCCGCCCACGCTCAGCGTG
This region of Chitinolyticbacter meiyuanensis genomic DNA includes:
- a CDS encoding AsmA family protein — translated: MDLRHSRPFRLALLFVAVSLALIGIAPYFIDAEYARNELKLALQRDTGRTLSVGGKTRVVLLPRPALTARNVGLTEADGRTRFAHADEVRIEFSLWSLLRHGEATITRLEATRPQLAVRRQANGSYNFDDLLAHRSNASPLHFDLEGVEFDDARIDFSDAASAETARLSNLSVLLDQPADPKAGRLDLAGELAVLQSGQPQWRAALEAGAALRYEAAERRLLVADLKLGLQQLGKSAPQLALTNATLEATGNLVYGWQPLRLAGGSLQLSALGTRAQQSWQWSLDAPNIDVRNDIARLTNLKLALDIRSPQSRVTAEFKLPALAGSRQGSLRADHAAIDVKVSSAEQTFVLKFASPLELQRGTIARLAGYRLTGSYANRALPRGAIPFELEGEAELDLKRETLQLTNRGTLDGAQLATLFAAEDFVDPRYRFDLDLARLDLTPYLPAVAEGARGVDAETPYDFGWLGQINANGRVQLGELIVKNLHLQQIALDFSANNGVARLDPLSAHIYGGELAGALTIDTGGRVPQFHVKQRLSGVDINPLMRDLLAIERFEGNGELALDVTASGNRISDIRGSASGQVQLALNRGAIRGIDLEAVLRATNQQLKRMSGEPVRLADLQASTHFSTLKASLAIKDGLARNDDLAVTTGLLRLSGQGEFDLGTGRIDYTMKAGTNPRVPELQQLAGLIVPVTLTGSLAAPEYRVDYGNLRQQLLQRQSRPTPQSTVGAKR